One Papaver somniferum cultivar HN1 unplaced genomic scaffold, ASM357369v1 unplaced-scaffold_35, whole genome shotgun sequence DNA window includes the following coding sequences:
- the LOC113342315 gene encoding uncharacterized protein LOC113342315: MHSGGGDEQQGTMKIQQQGTVYTPFVDLEPGKTTNKIVKVLVLKMWKFENKSTGKVWGLEIHLMDHEGNQIHAKVGKDYVELFPGMMKDVCILFEDLDLNCQQLVTASFF; encoded by the exons ATGCACTCAGGGGGTGGGGATGAACAGCAGGGAACAATGAAGATCCAGCAACAAG GGACAGTTTATACACCATTCGTCGATCTTGAACCAGGCAAGACAACTAACAAAATTGTGAAAGtattggtattgaagatgtggAAATTCGAAAACAAGAGTACTGGGAAAGTCTGGGGTCTTGAGATTCATCTTATGGATCATGAG GGAAATCAGATTCATGCTAAGGTGGGAAAGGATTACGTGGAGTTGTTCCCGGGAATGATGAAGGATGTGTGTATTCTATTCGAAGATTTAGATTTGAATTGCCAACAACTGGTTACCGCATCGTTTTTTTGA